The following DNA comes from Candidatus Zixiibacteriota bacterium.
ACAGGCTCATAACCCGAAGCACCTATCAGGTGGTTGTCGCAGGTTCAAATCCTGCCCCCGCTACCAAGCTTAAGCCCCTGAAGTCCAATGACTTCGGGGGTTCCTTTTTTTGCGGAAATACCTTCAGATACCGGATTGTCCAACAGTTTTCTAATGCCCGAATATCAAATAAGAATTCCAAAACCACAAACCGATTCTTTCCTATGTCAACTGATCGCCGGTAAGGTTAACCTTTTCATCTGTCCAAAGAACATTGTGAATTATGTAGAATGAAAAATAGGTTAAGGATCATTCTGTTTTGCGAAAACTGTTAGTACCCTGTCAAGCACAGCAAGGGAATCATGGGGGCCAATAAGTCCTTCAAGGCGGACAGTTCCGGGAGATAACTCAGGGTCGGCTAACAAATTTCGCCAGATATGTTTTAGGTACTGAGTGTTGTCTATCTCACAATGTTTAACCGGTATCGCTCCTTTTGCATTTGCCACCGCGACCATCTGTTGAGCGAGGTTTTCCGCCTCGTTGAACCTGGCGATGTCTTCCTGTATTGTATTTGAAATAATCTCGTTGGTTTTATGAAGCACAAATACCGCCGAAGCTTCCTTTATTTTCCTTTTTGTTATCCGGCCATGAATTGATATCCCGGCCGGGATAACGCCTTGTTCGGCAGAGTTTAGCGTGCCTCTGAATGTTGCCACGCCGCTCGCCAAGGGTAACCGGTTATTGGTGAGAGCCTTTTCCATTTTCTTCAGCCAATCGTTTATTTCCGAAACGATACCGGCCTCTTTTTTTTCGAGGCGGTCAATAAAACCGGGCACGAGGAAAAGAAGCTCTTTTATTTCTTCTAAATGCACCATGCGAAGCATAAGAAATCTACTCCGGCACCAGAATATCTTTAAATTCACCTTCGGTTTCGATTTTTGTCAATTCGAAGCCTTCCTCGGAGATTTTCATATGAATCCGCGTGACTACTTCATCAGGGCCCGCTTCGCGAATTTCAGCGGTTTTGGAAAGAATATGCAGTCGGGGAAGAGGCCTGTAAGATTTAAGGAATTCTTTCCTTACCTCTTTTTTGAGTTTTTCCTTAAATCTCTTTTCCCTTGTAGGTCCTTCGGCATCTATACGGTAGCCGGCTTCTACAAGTGATCGTGACGCCTCGTCCGAGAAAATTTCCGCTATGTAATCAATATCCAAAGGGACATCTCTCGGCAACTTCAAGGCTTTAAATTTCTTACTAATCGCCAGATTAAGTTTCTTTTTATGGGCGGCAGATACAGTGATCCCTTTATCTCTCAATTGCTTTGATAAAGATTTCTCGAATGTCTTTTGTAATTCAGGGAGGTTATTGATAGTAGGGACCGATTCCTCGGGCCCTACTTCTTCAGCTTCACTTATTACTACCGGCATATCCACTTCTATATTAGGCAGGCGAAAATGCGGTATCGGCATATTACGAAGCAAAGGATCACCGGCATAGATTTTGGCAATACGTACCGACTCGATGTCGGCGTTCATCCTTGCTCTCGTGAATTCAGCAAGTATCAGCCCCAAAAAGTCACCGAATTTAGACATTTTTCAGGCTCCTTATGTGAACGTTGCAGTCAAAAATCAATTATGTCGTCGCGGCTACTGGCAGTGAAGTAATCGCGCCTTCAAGTATTCCGAGAATCTTTTCCATGCCGGCCGGCATTTCATCCTGCACGGCTTTAATATGAATTGCCAGAGAATAAGTCCTGTTAACGGTATTGCCTTGCTGGGTCGTGCGCTGGAACGAAGTCGAAACTTTTAATTTTGCCGAGCCAAATAACCAGCCTGCCTTGGCCTCTAACGATGCGTCTACCTTCAAGCGGGTATTTGTCTTTCTGTACTCCACAGAATTGATTTTCGCATTGAAGTCGATAGTCGTTAAATCAATTCTGATAAACGGTATGGGAAGAATTGTAAGAATCGGCACTTGAAGAACCTGGGTTTCATATACCGCTTTAGCTTCGGGAATCGCAAGAATTGGCGGAGTAGCATCCGGGTTGGCTGGAACAGCTGGTTGATAAGGACTTAGTTCCTTCGGGTATTTGAACGATACATAGATTGGTTCTTCCGTGCCAGTGTCGCCGCCGGCAGCCTCCTCAGTCGATTTCTTCTTGAAGCCGACTTCCTTAATGAAATTAACGGTGGTCATCGCCGCTTGAGCTTGGGCGTGGATGACCGCCGATAATGGTCCACCCAGCATTGATTCAAAATCTATACTGGATAACTCTTGTCCTGGGTTTGGCATTTAATACCTCCTTTGAAAATTAATTATTAAAAACCTCTATTCTATATTGAGAAGAATTTATTTTTCTTCACTAGGTATATCTAACTCTACTCCTCGATCAGCTCCATGATTGGTAGAAACGTCGAACTTATCTTGCTTCTTTTTGATTTCCTTGATTTTATCTTCGATCTGAATTTTGAATTCATCATTTTTTATCTTACTAAGGGTGCCTAAATAATCTTGTACATTTTTCAAACCGGTTAGCATAATTTGTTTGTGTTCATTCTCATGTGTTTTTAATGCTTTGTACATGTTGTCCCAG
Coding sequences within:
- a CDS encoding DUF2589 domain-containing protein — encoded protein: MPNPGQELSSIDFESMLGGPLSAVIHAQAQAAMTTVNFIKEVGFKKKSTEEAAGGDTGTEEPIYVSFKYPKELSPYQPAVPANPDATPPILAIPEAKAVYETQVLQVPILTILPIPFIRIDLTTIDFNAKINSVEYRKTNTRLKVDASLEAKAGWLFGSAKLKVSTSFQRTTQQGNTVNRTYSLAIHIKAVQDEMPAGMEKILGILEGAITSLPVAATT